Proteins from a single region of Flavobacterium sp. YJ01:
- a CDS encoding vitamin K epoxide reductase family protein: MTENFAYLFKYLEKEELPIDKSEFSFQVQSHPDYPTLLSISDTLNFFSIENFAAPVGFEQIEMLPDSFIAVLKDDNGKNAPYFIEKKQASFLSYKGKKPVEYDRTQLQQRWGGIVLLAEKPAEIESASKNNYSLLLPALSLILLGILYYDAGGSLSGKIFIIFPIIGLLFSIAALKDLFGAKSALIARFCNISADASCETILNSNKWKLFQFLNFSSLSIVFFAAQFISLFVFMLAGSPNDYFIIQKALLLCSLPAIALSLYYQKMVEKKWCPICLAIIAALLAELLYIETVFESPSAVSARSVLLSALLFSVTAFIWPLLKQMLAERNDLQEKNFKAARFIRNYKLFKIVLQSKPRLDVLQGSIQLGNPDSSIEITIITNPFCGYCKDADALLGRILKLHGEKLKINVLMGIDIEKEADEKKLLLRSLMAIYLENGEKAYSEALANWFEEKNINGWLQQYKMDFDISKIDALFARQSAWCRNNHFQLTPTLFINGYHYPKVYDRQNLEYFINELIEDDF, encoded by the coding sequence ATGACAGAAAACTTTGCATACCTTTTTAAATACTTAGAAAAAGAAGAACTGCCGATTGATAAATCTGAATTTTCATTTCAGGTGCAGTCACATCCTGATTACCCTACCTTACTGTCCATATCGGATACCCTTAATTTTTTCTCCATAGAAAATTTTGCAGCGCCTGTTGGTTTTGAGCAGATCGAAATGCTGCCTGACAGCTTCATTGCTGTTTTAAAAGATGACAATGGTAAAAATGCGCCCTATTTTATTGAAAAGAAGCAGGCTTCATTTCTAAGCTACAAAGGAAAAAAGCCGGTCGAATATGACAGGACGCAGCTCCAGCAGAGATGGGGAGGGATTGTCCTGCTGGCTGAAAAGCCGGCTGAAATCGAAAGTGCATCCAAAAATAACTATTCATTGCTTCTGCCTGCTTTATCCTTAATTCTGCTAGGCATCCTTTACTATGATGCCGGCGGAAGCCTTTCGGGGAAAATTTTCATCATTTTCCCGATAATCGGCCTATTGTTTTCAATTGCGGCGCTGAAAGATCTGTTTGGAGCAAAGAGCGCACTCATTGCAAGATTCTGCAATATTTCAGCCGATGCAAGCTGTGAGACCATACTTAACTCGAATAAATGGAAATTATTCCAGTTTTTAAATTTCAGCAGCCTGAGCATTGTTTTTTTTGCGGCTCAGTTTATAAGCCTTTTTGTATTTATGCTTGCCGGAAGCCCAAATGACTATTTTATAATCCAAAAAGCGCTGCTGCTCTGTTCCCTGCCTGCCATCGCCCTTTCGCTCTATTATCAGAAGATGGTGGAAAAGAAATGGTGCCCGATATGTCTGGCAATAATTGCCGCTTTACTGGCGGAGCTGCTGTACATCGAAACAGTATTTGAAAGCCCTTCTGCCGTTTCTGCCAGATCAGTTTTACTATCTGCACTACTATTTTCGGTTACTGCATTTATCTGGCCGTTGCTCAAACAAATGCTGGCAGAGCGTAATGACCTGCAGGAAAAGAATTTTAAAGCGGCAAGATTTATACGCAACTATAAACTTTTTAAGATTGTCCTGCAATCCAAGCCGAGACTGGACGTGCTTCAAGGTTCGATCCAGCTTGGAAATCCAGACAGCAGCATCGAAATAACCATTATCACAAACCCGTTTTGCGGCTATTGTAAGGATGCTGATGCTTTATTGGGCAGAATTTTGAAGCTTCATGGGGAAAAATTAAAAATTAATGTGCTGATGGGCATTGATATTGAGAAAGAAGCAGATGAAAAAAAACTGCTGCTAAGGAGCCTGATGGCAATTTATCTGGAAAACGGGGAGAAAGCCTACAGCGAAGCATTGGCCAATTGGTTTGAAGAGAAAAATATTAACGGATGGCTGCAGCAATATAAAATGGATTTTGATATTTCGAAAATCGATGCATTATTTGCCAGACAGTCTGCCTGGTGCCGAAATAACCATTTCCAGTTAACACCTACACTTTTTATCAATGGGTATCATTATCCTAAGGTGTATGACAGGCAGAATTTGGAATATTTCATAAATGAACTGATTGAAGACGACTTTTAA
- a CDS encoding TlpA disulfide reductase family protein gives MHYLKKNFLLSCTEINCLGNTKKMFRLFIFLFLISISLSAQKSGSRAAFELRGAGRGLSIDKVYLVYEVGSKRIYDSVKIDNGRFILKGNIDYPTRATLCNNREFSMSRSNSAEVYLEPAVMEIKLDYYDFSTAEVTGSKTQDEYSQLEKVKQTLYSRRDSISLLMRTYFGRITLASDPQVKLQLENELGILEKLSDDNKTAEMEMDFDFIRQNPSSFIAPSLLYYRLAKKEGILHYETIISLADGLSQEVKQSPSGARLFKRISDFKNSKVGSTAPDFTLKDCNGQILSLTDFREKKYVLIDFWASWCEPCRQDLPFLKDVYGKYKDKGFEIISISRDNNLNSWRKAIADEKIGFWKHISAAENQTKMEDDYLVTAIPVKILINRRGEIIGRWKGSGDENKMQLKKILEETFDRE, from the coding sequence TTTTAATTTCCATTTCCCTATCTGCCCAGAAATCAGGAAGCAGGGCCGCATTCGAACTGAGAGGTGCAGGCAGAGGTCTGAGCATTGACAAGGTCTATCTGGTTTACGAAGTCGGCAGCAAAAGAATTTATGACTCCGTTAAAATAGACAATGGCAGGTTTATATTGAAAGGGAATATCGATTATCCCACAAGAGCCACTTTATGCAATAATCGGGAATTCAGCATGAGCAGAAGCAATTCTGCAGAAGTGTACCTTGAACCGGCCGTAATGGAAATAAAGCTGGATTATTATGATTTTTCAACAGCAGAGGTGACGGGCAGTAAAACGCAGGATGAATATTCACAGCTTGAAAAAGTAAAACAGACCTTATACAGCAGAAGAGATTCCATCTCATTGCTTATGAGAACCTATTTTGGCAGAATCACTCTTGCCTCGGACCCGCAGGTTAAATTGCAGCTGGAAAATGAATTGGGAATTTTAGAAAAGCTGTCGGATGATAATAAAACCGCAGAAATGGAGATGGATTTTGATTTTATCAGACAGAACCCGTCTTCGTTTATTGCGCCCTCTCTGCTTTATTACAGACTGGCCAAGAAGGAAGGGATTCTGCATTATGAAACAATTATTTCCCTTGCTGATGGATTGTCACAAGAAGTAAAACAATCGCCGTCGGGAGCGAGGCTTTTTAAAAGGATTTCCGACTTTAAAAACAGTAAAGTGGGAAGCACTGCTCCAGATTTCACCCTAAAGGACTGCAATGGGCAGATTCTGTCTTTAACTGATTTTAGGGAAAAGAAGTATGTGCTGATAGATTTCTGGGCCAGCTGGTGCGAGCCCTGCAGGCAGGATCTGCCTTTTCTAAAAGATGTCTATGGTAAATATAAAGACAAAGGGTTTGAAATTATAAGCATATCCAGAGATAATAATCTGAATTCATGGAGAAAAGCGATAGCCGATGAAAAAATAGGTTTTTGGAAGCATATATCCGCTGCCGAAAATCAGACAAAAATGGAAGATGATTACCTCGTTACGGCAATTCCCGTCAAGATTCTGATTAACAGAAGGGGCGAAATAATCGGACGATGGAAGGGCAGCGGAGATGAAAACAAAATGCAGTTAAAAAAAATACTTGAAGAAACTTTTGACAGAGAATAG